From Betta splendens chromosome 3, fBetSpl5.4, whole genome shotgun sequence, the proteins below share one genomic window:
- the myo5aa gene encoding unconventional myosin-Va isoform X10, whose product MNQDLDYMFIQHARVWIPDTEEVWKSAELTKDYKQGDASLQLLLEDGANLGYKLDPKMTNLPYLRNPDILVGENDLTALSYLHEPAVLHNLKVRFIDSKLIYTYCGIVLVAINPYETLPIYGTDIINAYSGQNMGDMDPHIFAVAEEAYKQMARDERNQSIIVSGESGAGKTVSAKYAMRYFATVSGSASEANVEEKVLASNPIMEAIGNAKTTRNDNSSRFGKYIEIGFDSRYRIIGANMRTYLLEKSRVVFQADEERNYHIFYQLCASSHLPEFKTLRLSSANDFLYTRQGRSPVIDGVDDTKELCTTRNAFTLLGINESYQMGLFQVLAAILHLGNVEIKDKDADSSLIAPNNRHLTAFCELVGVTYQDMAQWLCHRKLKTATETYIKPLPRLQATNARDALSKHIYAKLFNWIVEHVNKALITNIKQHSFIGVLDIYGFETFEINSFEQFCINYANEKLQQQFNMHVFKLEQEEYMKEQIPWTLIDFYDNQPCINLIEAKMGILDLLDEECKMPKGSDDSWAQKLYNTHLKTCSLFQKPRMSNRAFIIQHFADKVEYQCEGFLEKNKDTVNEEQINVLKASKFDLLVELFQDELKATSPTGQVPGTGGRTRLSIKPDKSREASSKEHKKTVGCQFRNSLQMLMETLNATTPHYVRCIKPNDFKLAFSFDPKRAVQQLRACGVLETIRISAAGFPSRWTYQEFFSRYRVLMKQKDVLPDKKLTCKNVLEKLVQDQDKYQFGKTKIFFRAGQVAYLEKLRADKLRAACIRIQKTIRCWLARKKYLRMRRAAITIQRFTRGYQARCLAKFLRRTQAATIIQKYQRMYVERKRYRQKQAAALAMQTILRAYLARQKYTALLREHKAVIVQKHVRGWLARCWYKRCLYSIVYLQCCIRRMRARRELKKLKIEARSVEHFKKLNKGMENKIMQLQRKIDEQNKENRSVNERLAGLESSYTAESERMRGELNRLRGVEEEAKNKANQVTSLLEELEKVKKELKATQQEKKTIEDWAQTYRNEMEKMVSELKDQNGLLKKEKDDLNRLIQEQSQQMTEKMARAIAEETQQLVTDLNEERSRYQNLLTEHLRLEEKYDDLKEDIALSLNVSKPGHRRTDSTHSSNESEYTYNSEYTELEEGSRASEDVTRGIDTSLTLKLQKRLTELEQEKQSLRNELENKEEQYQRARARDDAEFKKARGAELEYESLKRQELESENKKLKHNLAELRQSLLGNAATGAGAPGSPAYNVLLDQLNASCEELEVRKEEVLILRSQLVSQKEAMTHKDEKETMTEPSVFVEDVSKLKDADEIKQAYVGLKDTNRLLEHQLQTQRRTYDSEVESLRGELQNVKEENNRQQQLLAQNLQLPPEARIEASLQHEITRLTNENLELMADDPTASREARVIILRRMVDLMEQLEKQDRTIRKLKKQLKVYSKRIGEMGAVQAEGQTSPGQMVDEPIHPVNIPRREKDFQGMLEYKKEDELKLVKNLILELKPRGVAVNLIPGLPAYILFMCLRHADYVNDDQKVRTLLTSTINSIKKILKKRGDDFETVSFWLSNTCRFLHCLKQYSGDEAFMKHNTQRQNEHCLSNFDLAEYRQVISDLAIQIYQQLIKCMENILQPMIVSGMLEHETIQGVSGVKPTGLRKRTSSIADEGTYTLDSILRQLSAFHSTMCQHGTDPELIKQVVKQQFYIIGAVTLNNLLLRKDMCSWSKGMQIRYNVSQLEEWLRDKGLMMCGAKETLEPLIQAAQLLQVKKKTDEDAEAICSMCHALTTAQIVKVLNLYTPVNEFEERVSVAFIRTIQTRLRDRCESPQLLMDTKMIYPVTFPFNPSSLALETIQIPSSLNLMFLTRV is encoded by the exons ATGAACCAGGACCTGGATTATATGTTCATCCAG CATGCGCGGGTGTGGATCCCCGACACCGAGGAGGTGTGGAAGTCTGCGGAGCTCACCAAGGACTACAAACAAGGGGATgcctccctgcagctcctgctggagGATGGAGCG AACCTCGGATACAAGCTGGACCCCAAGATGACGAACCTGCCTTACCTTCGAAACCCAGACATCCTGGTGGGCGAGAATGACCTCACAGCGCTCAGCTACCTCCATGAGCCGGCCGTGCTGCACAACCTCAAAGTCCGATTCATCGACTCCAAGCTCATCTACACGTACTGTG GAATCGTTCTGGTGGCCATCAACCCGTACGAGACGCTGCCAATCTACGGAACCGACATCATCAACGCGTACAGCGGTCAGAACATGGGGGACATGGACCCGCATATCTTCGCCGTAGCAGAGGAGGCATACAAACAGATggccag gGACGAGAGGAACCAGTCAATCATTGTGAGTGGGGAGTCCGGAGCAGGGAAGACGGTATCGGCCAAATACGCCATGAGGTACTTCGCTACAGTCAGCGGCTCTGCTAGCGAAGCCAACGTGGAGGAGAAGGTCTTGGCTTCCAATCCCATCATGGAG GCCATAGGAAACGCGAAGACCACCAGAAATGATAACAGCAGTCGCTTTGGCAAATACATCGAGATTGGCTTTGACAGCCGCTACCGGATCATCGGTGCCAACATGAGGACGTACCTTCTGGAGAAGTCGAGGGTCGTGTTTCAG GCGGATGAGGAGAGGAACTATCACATCTTCTATCAGCTCTGTGCATCATCCCATTTACCAGAGTTCAAGACTCTGAGGCTAA GCAGTGCAAACGACTTTCTGTACACCAGGCAAGGCCGCAGCCCTGTAATCGACGGTGTGGATGATACCAAGGAGCTGTGCACCACACGGAATGCCTTTACATTACTCG GCATCAATGAGTCTTATCAGATGGGCTTGTTCCAGGTTTTGGCTGCTATTCTTCATCTAGGAAATGTGGAAATTAAGGACAAAGATGCAGACAGCAGCTTGATTGCT CCTAACAATCGCCACCTCACGGCGTTCTGTGAGCTGGTGGGCGTGACCTACCAGGACATGGCCCAGTGGCTGTGCCATAGGAAGCTGAAGACGGCCACGGAGACGTACATCAAGCCACTCCCTCGTCTGCAGGCCACCAACGCTCGGGACGCGCTGTCCAAACATATCTATGCCAAGCTCTTCAACTGGATCGTGGAGCACGTCAACAAAGCTCTGATCACCAACATTAAACAGCACTCCTTCATTGGCGTCCTCGACATCTATGG gTTTGAGACTTTTGAAATCAACAGCTTCGAGCAGTTCTGTATTAACTATGCTAACGAGAAACTCCAGCAACAATTCAACATG CATGTATTcaaactggagcaggaggaatACATGAAGGAGCAGATTCCCTGGACTCTGATTGACTTCTATGATAATCAGCCCTGCATCAACCTCATAGAAGCTAAGATGGGAATCCTGGACCTGTTGGATGAGGAGTGCAAG ATGCCTAAAGGTTCAGATGATTCTTGGGCTCAGAAGTTATACAACACTCATCTAAAGACttgctccctctttcagaagccacGCATGTCAAACCGTGCCTTCATCATCCAACATTTTGCTGACAAG GTCGAGTACCAGTGCGAAGGATTCCTGGAGAAGAACAAGGACACCGTGAATGAAGAGCAGATCAATGTTCTGAAGGCCAGCAAG TTTgacctgctggtggagctgttcCAGGACGAGCTGAAGGCCACCAGCCCCACGGGCCAGGTGCCTGGGACCGGAGGTCGGACCCGCCTCAGCATCAAACCCGACAAAAGCCGGGAAGCGAGCAGCAAAGAGCACAAGAAGACCGTCGGCTGCCAG TTCCGTAACTCTCTGCAAATGCTTATGGAGACATTAAATGCGACTACTCCACACTACGTCCGCTGCATCAAACCCAATGATTTCAAACTGGCCTTTTC GTTTGATCCCAAACGTGCggttcagcagctcagagccTGTGGTGTCCTGGAAACGATACGCATCTCAGCTGCAGGTTTCCCATCCAG aTGGACGTACCAAGAGTTCTTCAGTCGGTACCGAGTGCTGATGAAGCAGAAGGACGTGCTCCCAGACAAAAAGCTGACCTGTAAAAACGTCCTTGAGAAACTAGTGCAG GACCAGGACAAATACCAGTTTGGAAAGACCAAGATCTTCTTCAGGGCAGGTCAGGTTGCTTATCTGGAGAAACTGAGGGCAGATAAGTTGCGCGCTGCCTGTATCCGCATCCAGAAAACCATCCGGTGCTGGCTGGCACGCAAGAAGTACCTGCGCATGCGCAGAGCTGCCATCACCATCCAAAGGTTTACCAGAGGATACCAGGCTCGCTG CCTTGCTAAGTTCTTGCGGCGCACTCAAGCAGCCACCATCATCCAGAAGTACCAGAGAATGTATGTGGAGAGAAAACGCTACAGGCAGAAGCAAGCGGCTGCTCTGGCCATGCAGACCATCCTCAGAGCTTACCTCGCTCGGCAGAAGTACACTGCG CTACTGCGGGAGCACAAGGCCGTGATCGTTCAGAAGCACGTCCGTGGGTGGTTGGCTCGCTGCTGGTACAAGCGCTGCCTTTACTCCATCGTCTACCTGCAGTGCTGCATCCGCAGGATGAGGGCCAGGCGCGagctgaagaagctgaagaTCGAAGCTCGCTCAGTGGAGCACTTCAAGAAGCTCAACAAAGGCATGGAGAACAAGatcatgcagctgcagaggaagatcGACGAGCAG AACAAAGAGAACCGCTCAGTCAACGAGAGGCTGGCCGGTCTGGAGAGCTCCTACACAGCAGAGAGCGAGCGCATGCGCGGCGAGCTGAACCGGCTGCGCGGGGTGGAGGAAGAGGCCAAGAACAAGGCCAACCAGGTGACGTcgctcctggaggagctggagaaggtaaagaaggagctgaaagccacacagcaggagaagaagaccATCGAGGACTGGGCTCAGACCTACAGGAACGAGATGGAGAAA ATGGTCTCCGAGCTGAAGGATCAGAATGGTCTGctgaagaaagagaaggacGACTTGAACAGGTTGATTCAGGAACAGAGTCAGCAGATGACAG agAAAATGGCCCGTGCGATAGCAGAGGAGACTCAGCAACTGGTGACGGATCTGAACGAGGAACGATCTCGCTACCAGAATCTCCTGACGGAACACCTTCGCCTGGAGGAGAAATACGACGACCTGAAAGAGGATATTGCTCTTTCTTTG AACGTCTCCAAGCCTGGCCACAGGAGAACAGATTCTACCCACAGCAGCAACGAATCAGAGTACACCTACAACTCCGAGTACACCGAATTGGAAGAAGGGTCCCGTGCAAGCGAA GACGTGACACGAGGAATAGACACCTCCCTCACCCTCAAGCTGCAAAAGCGACTCACAGAACTGGAGCAAGAAAAGCAGTCGCTGCGCAACGAActagaaaacaaagaggagcagtATCAGCGGGCCAGAGCCAGG GATGATGCAGAGTTTAAAAAGGCTCGTGGGGCAGAGCTGGAGTATGAGTCACTTAAG CGTCAGGAGCTGGAGTCGGAGAACAAGAAGCTGAAACACAACCTGGCCGAGCTGAGGCAAAGTCTTCTGGGTAACGCAGCCACAGGCGCGGGGGCCCCGGGCTCTCCAGCTTACAACGTGCTGCTGGACCAGCTCAACGCGTCctgtgaggagctggaggttcGCAAGGAGGAGGTGCTCATCCTGCGCTCCCAGCTGGTCAGCCAGAAGGAAGCCATGACGCACAAG GATGAGAAG GAAACCATGACTGAGCCCTCTGTCTTTGTTGAGGATGTGTCCAAGCTGAAGGATGCTGATGAAATCAAGCAAGCCTACGTAGGCCTCAAAGACACCAACAG gtTGCTGGAACACCAGCTGCAGACTCAGCGGAGAACTTACGATAGCGAGGTGGAGTCGTTACGGGGAGAACTGCAGAACGTCAAGGAGGAGAAcaaccggcagcagcagcttctggccCAAAACCTCCAGCTGCCTCCGGAGGCCAGGATCGAAGCCAGCCTGCAGCACGAAATCACTCGGCTCACCAACGAGAACCTG GAACTCATGGCTGACGACCCCACAGCGTCCCGAGAGGCTCGAGTCATCATTTTACGCCGAATGGTT GATCTCATGGAGCAACTGGAGAAGCAGGACCGCACCATCCGTAAGCTAAAGAAGCAACTGAAGGTTTACTCCAAGAGGATTGGAGAAATGGGAG CGGTTCAGGCCGAGGGCCAGACGTCTCCCGGGCAGATGGTGGACGAGCCGATCCACCCCGTCAACATTCCTCGCAGGGAGAAAGACTTCCAGGGAATGTTGGAGTACAAGAAGGAGGATGAGCTCAAACTGGTCAAGAACCTGATCCTTG AGCTTAAGCCTCGCGGCGTAGCTGTAAATCTGATCCCAGGTCTGCCAGCCTACATCCTGTTTATGTGTCTGAGACACGCAGACTATGTCAATGACGACCAGAAGGTCCGCACTCTGCTCACCTCCACCATCAACAGCATCAAGAAGatcctgaag AAACGGGGCGATGACTTTGAGACCGTGTCTTTCTGGCTTTCCAACACCTGCCGCTTCTTGCATTGTCTCAAACAGTACAGTGGCGATGAG GCCTTCATGAAGCACAACACGCAGAGACAAAACGAACACTGTCTGTCCAACTTCGACCTGGCAGAGTACAGACAGGTGATCAGCGACCTAGCCATCCAGATCTACCAGCAGCTGATCAAGTGCATGGAGAACATCCTACAGCCCATGATAG TCTCCGGCATGCTGGAACACGAGACCATCCAGGGCGTCTCGGGCGTGAAGCCCACCGGCCTCCGTAAGCGGACGTCCAGCATCGCCGACGAGGGCACCTACACGCTGGACTCCATCTTGCGGCAGCTCAGCGCCTTCCACTCCACCATGTGTCAGCACGGCACCGACCCCGAGCTCATCAAGCAGGTGGTGAAGCAGCAGTTCTACATCATCGGCGCGGTCACCCTCAATAACCTGCTGCTGCGCAAGGACATGTGCTCGTGGAGCAAAGGCATGCAGATCAG GTACAACGTGAGCCAGTTGGAGGAGTGGCTCCGAGACAAAGGCCTGATGATGTGCGGAGCCAAGGAGACGCTGGAGCCTCTGATCCAGgccgctcagctgctgcaggtgaagaagaaaacggatgaagatgctgaggccATCTGCTCCATGTGCCACGCTCTCACCACGGCTCAG ATTGTGAAGGTCCTGAACCTCTACACTCCAGTCAATGAGTTTGAGGAGCGAGTTTCTGTTGCGTTCATACGAACTATACAG ACTCGATTAAGAGACCGCTGTGAGAGTCCTCAGTTACTGATGGACACAAAGATGATCTATCCCGTTACCTTCCCGTTCAacccttcctccctcgctctggAAACCATCCAGATCCCCAGCTCACTCAACCTCATGTTCCTCACGCGTGTCTAA